atcATTTTGATGTAAACTCTTTGAAGTAATTAGTGTTTCTATCGTTGGAATGTGGTTTTATTAAATAAAAGGCACAAACCAGAAATATCTATCCATATCAATATGTATTGAAGATAGTGAAGCATGAAGGGACATATTACTAAAAAACATTGCGtttcagtcttggtttggtcctctttGATTCGTGTCTGCTGGAGAGGGATCTATATTCGTCTGAAGTTACTCAGGATTGGTGAAATttattcatcattttattattCTCGACTTAATTACACAACGTTAcattaattacatattcccttataTCACATTTGTCAGTTACTGTTGATATCGAACGTGTGTATTTCACTCTCAATTTTCATCGTCTTAAACAGCTTCACACCATCAAACCTTTAtttaactttttcttcttctttgtctgcatcttttcccatttttatgtggggtcgatgtttctggccagtgttctccatctacctctgtcctataCTTCATCACCAGTAAATCCCTTTGATggaaagtcatccttgatacagtccatccaccttcgttttggtatccctctccttctcgttccctgtacctccatttccataactctcctcccaatatactgttcatctctgcTCATGActtgaccataccacctcaatctacttacttggatcttatctgatagttctctaactcctgtagtacccctaattacctcattccgtatcctTTCTGTTCTTGTCATCcacacattcatctcaacattATCATCTTTGCCACATCcaacttcttctcttctgtcttctttattgcccaggtctccgctccatacatcattgccggtctcacaactgtcctgtgcactttacctttcaacttaacacctattttcctgtcgcatagcaTACCccacactttttttccaattcttccatcctgctggtaagttgtggtttatttctgcacccagatcaccatcctccataactgttgatcctaaatacttggaATTTTCACCTCTTTTCAATGTCTCTCCTTGTTAACTAActtcccattctccccatttttcaatctcaaatattttgtctttttcctgctgatcttcgatcctctattttccatttttcttctccactcctccagtttctcttctactacctctcgcctagtgctacacagtataacatcatcagcaaaaagaatacaccaaggagactgatctctaataccttgtgttactacatccatgaccagatcaaatagttaAGGGGTCGATGCAGACCCCTGAtttagtcccacatttactgggaaactttatgttaggcctatactgctcttaacatttgcttctgccctctcatacatatcttgggtgattcttacgtatttctctggGTCTCCCTTTTTTCTCATATATCTCCGCAGCTCCTgatgtggtactcgatcgtatgccttctccatgtcaataaaaaccatatgtaatcctttctgtttctcccgatgttttcctATCGTTTGCCTCAAAacaaatattgcatctacagtccctcttccaggcatgaatccaaattgttcctcaccaattgttgtttcatctctgagtcttttCTCAATtatcttctcccatatcttcatagtatggcttatcaactttattcctttgtagttgccacattcctggatgtctcctttccccttatagatggggatgatAAGGCTTCCTCTCCCtttctctggcatcttttcctgattgaagatcttttgcatcaggtcccacaagatatctatgccttcctctcctagGCTCtcccatacctctactggtatattatccagtcctgcagctttactatttttcatatcctttactgcttgttctacttctcttctagtcactcctatggtaactgcctcgtttgggagtccgtCTTCAAATACTGTTCATTGGTTCTactcattcaatagtcctttaaAATAAGTTTCATTGCCTtctcttaatttcattttcttctgttaGAACTATACCATtgatatcttttatttgccttatatgcgtcaggtctttagatgcagcatctcggcccttagcaattcgtaatattttattctctccttctggtgtttccatctctttacagacttcatttaatgtctctgccttcccctttgctactgctcttcttgcttctttctttgcctgcttatagttttctttatcctactcttgtcctgatagatctgccttctcggcttctttcttggtttttacccgttcttgcacctcattatTCCACCACCAAGATTCTTTATCATTTAGGGGTCTTCTTCCTggtgactttccaagtacttcccaaCCGATCCTCAGAGTCACTTTCCTATTCTTgttccaccattcttgtacattcacatgtaaccttactgcttccagaaCTCTTTCCTTAAAGAAGACTCTCAGTTCCACCTTTTCCTGTTTCCACCACTTAATCtatgggtccattctcgtctttttacttttcctacaattccttagtctgcaatcaattaccactaacctttgttacgctgctacactctccccatttatcaccttgtaATTTCTAACCTCCGACAGATGGTcactcttacacagcagcaaatctatctagctctccctgccaccgctactcTACATAATCAGTCTGCTAATCTTTTTTCTCAAAGGTGTTGATCactgctaggtcaaaagccactgcaaaatcactctttctcccccatcatttctctagCCTACACGGCAACCTCCAtgcactgtctctctctctatctccactggccatattggttttggctaatttttcatggccggatgcctctcCTTCCACCAACCCTCCTCATTTAACCGGGCTTgggaccggtgtaaaggattcaagttacccccgtttcaaattaccccctggtaacttgaaaccggtttcagattaccgggggtgGGGTAGTTTTtaaccggtttcaagttactccctctgttttcaagttactccctcatcagaatgataaataattcatgtgacatcgcaaatatgtatcatgcatttattgttggcttcgcagcagtaggaaaagtagtttaatctggtatttaagaccaaaaattgtttattagtgaattatatgacacgttaaaagttacagactgtaattcaaggttttgtgataaaggcgaggtaaaattttattttatttctgttcgtgtgattgttgatattttcgtatttaagacctaaagtgtcatataattccctaattcacaatatttgaagttacagactttcatttaaggtttagtgatcacggcgaggtaaaactttattttatttcagtgtgcgcgtgattgtcgagattttattttattttttttcaattaactggccttatctttaaattaaacacaaactatgacgcatctaactttattcaaaaaaaattattaagtaaaaaaagatagatattacccgtaaaaatatttgaaatcaaaaccatcataatgaaccctgttttagcattacatagaaaaaaatatttactaaattaaatattaagaaaaaaaatgggaaaatgataatgaaattgttaaatttggaattgaccaaacaataaaacgtgtcacagatgcagccaacttatagaaaacgactttgtttcagatttgcaaggcaaattgggtcaagggtattaagaatactgataacattataaaggaagacatgaaaatggtctgaatgaactaatttattgaatcttttgtgatagcactaacttcatctgacgaagtcaccataaccacgtttgctaatataacctttgttgtaaagaaattaattttgtcgattaattagataaattctaaaacaatacaatcacttacgtaaatataccatattaaacatagttaattaaatcctttgtaaagaatcctgtcttttaataatcaatcagaattgagaaatgaattcatttgatatgaaaattaagattatttctgttagtatgttaatcgttttataacaattttgctatttgttatatttaagagtttcaacttgtcaccacgtagttacaaacaaaaagaacgaaggaaacaatttagggagagtatcaaattaaaggattatattcttagaccgttcaaatccgggtgaatgacttattagttgacccttttctcctattcttggctcgcccatagattaaagcggtcaagccaggtgtgctttgaaaattacccaagagaactggcaatgccgctattgggctccgagtttgctcttaaaatggtttgaccatacccatagttgcaatataacaatagaactccttgtgtccatatatctctttgtttattcatttattctgtcactgataatgcatagtaacttcgtagtatttggacgtaaaaaataaaagctcaaatataaattaccaacatgcatgtcgtcgtgcggacagaattaacgttgtgtaagctactgttagctcgattcattttaaaccagaggacattaaagatggtatgaagtctcgattactaggtattgctgttttgtcatttgatgaaatgagtaataagaaagaatggagttaTGACAAAGGgacagaagtgttatataaaccgcatggaaatgtacaggtgaccatgtggcgaggtcttttttttctttatgatacatttcaggtaaaattcttaaacattttatgacaccggttttcaataattttccatttcgatatcaacaacagagaaaaaaaatccatacacgaatccatcacttactactctggaagatggtttaaataggatttgatttagcccatgataacacacagctgcctacccttaggctaaaatcagtaacaacagttgtgagattaacacaagttgtgttcaatgtcatccatagagggctataaagtgtaacgactttaccgtagtccaggtgttttcgtatacaaacaaccaatgtaagtaaagtagaagcaaacagcatgtactgtaccacgttttattaaaactgttataattgcttacaatcttgctttattaaaagttagTTATTTactgatatcatgaatgatatagtatttacaacatacatacaaatacatatacatgtattatatatatatatatatatatatatatatatatatatatatatatatatatatatatatatatatatatatatatatatatatatatacttatgatcaatatgttgattataccttatataatatttgcttgcaatataattatgaaatatttcaaataatggaaaaatcaactgtcaaaatcaaatttcacctcgtcttcctgtctcggaaaaatatgcgcccatgactgataatggaatatccgacatttattagctaagatataaacataagacggataaaggctggatatcaataaacgataccaataggtgaaacaatacatgtatatacatataacctaatgattgtgttgaccttgatcaaaagcaatttattaatattcataaatgatgagatcctgcgcaaaaacgatgggggtaatttgaaaccagttgaggctggtttgccccccccccccccccccacccttcagtGGCTGAGTTACCAATGTCTAATTAAATACTATTATAAATGTGACGTGATTAATTCTTTGTATTGCCAGTGTTTCTTTTTTGCCTATGAAACAAACATGAAACATCATTTGACGTTAAAACATACCAATATCATGTGTTTCTAGTTATCCAAGGGTTTGCCTCTATGTCTGAAATCAATTATGCTGTTATTCATTTGAAATTATATCATGACAAGTACGTATTTCATtccgttttattgttgttactgttcttaaaatattttattctaattgttcattacttctcattgtagtttatttatatccttatttccttttctcgcttggatatttttccctgttggagcctcgagcttatagcatcctgaatttccaattagggttgtagctgacctagtaacaataatgatattgataaatgaAGCTTCgattaacaaaataatttatttgtatCATTAGTTTTGAAAAGGcgtgaaaattttattttacataaaatttattttgtaattattggcCTTTCAAGATTACGAAAATGTAGCAATTTTCGCTTTTTAATACTTCTTTCCCTCATGATCTCTTTAATATTTATTGCCAATTTTCTCTAATTAGCAGTCACTGACAATTTTATCTATGTAGTAGTCCCTGACAATTTTATCTCCGTAGTAGATCCTGATAATTTTGTCTATTAGGTAATCACTGACAATTCTCTCTCTTTAGTAATCACTGACTACTTTTTCTCTTTAGTAGTACCAGCcaattttatctttttaagttAATGCTATTTTCTCTCGAGAAGTCCCTGACAATTTTTTCTCTATAGTAGTCTGCCAGTTTTCTCCCTATAGTATCTCTTGCAATGTTTTCACTTCTCTCTGACATCCCTTACAAAGGCTCAGTTTCTCCAACCCAAAGGTTCAGTTTCTCCAGCTAAAGGCTCAATTTCTCCAACCCAAAGGATCAGTTTCTCTAACCCAAATACTTTCTAATCTCCTCATTAAGGCGTCGGCGTATTAAGTGGCATTTATCCCTCTTTCCTGCAGGCATCCATGTTAGTTTATAGTGAAGTAATTAGCTCCACGTGAGGATGAAATTCCCTTTATAGACATAGAAGACAGTTGGGGGTTGGCTTAGTagatcgatgtttttttttttttttttttttttttttttttttttttaggacaagaGTAAGTGCGGGAAAAATCATGAACCATGGGAACTCTTGTctgaattttttatgattttggttAACATACAGATATTAGTTTTATGTCCATAATAATCAGTTTATCATGTTATTACTGAGTTTTTTAATCAATGAACCCCAAACCGAAAAACTAACCAATGAAAACAACCATAATTGATTTTGGTATTTATGCCTGTAAAGTAATTAAGGGACCTTTTCAGGTTATTAATCTTTGTTTTAATATTGCGTTagctatttactattattattttgtttccACTGAATGCCACAGTCATTTTTTCTAATAGCTTCGTTTGAAACTAGCAAATATTGTCTCTGCCGATCTGTAATAGCTTGAAAAAATTAAGAATTAAATATAGCATCAAGCTTCTCAAAAATTTATATCTTAGATTTAAAAGTTtaattaaacaataacaacaatatataaAGAAATCTCACTTGCCTAACAATTTCCTAAAGGCAGCTGGACCAAAGTAGACCAGGTAATGGTGGCAGATGACTTACTTAGCCGGTAAACATATGGGGACTGCAAATTAGGCCATCACTCCTCACCCACAGAATGCCAGTTTGGGACGCTTTTATTAGGCTATTAAAACAACCATGAAGAAATTACAACTATGAACGGATAAAAAAATTAGCcacaaataaagagataaatacggaaaaataaattcaaaacataAGAAAATGAGTCATTCGCAAAGAGAGTAAAACTCAACAACAGAAATCTTCTGAAATCAACCCCAAAGAAAAGTTAGAAATTATTCATCTACTTAGAGAGTAAGATTAAATCAACCTTTCTAAGACATCGATATTGAACACTAAGGAAAATAATTCTGGAACTGATTGAAAGAAAACCTAAATTCATAACCGAACGTAGGCGGGTGCTTTTTTAGATTCTTTTCAGACGTTCAAAATACGAAaacagcagaattcctagaaaaactgagaaattccacaagtgacggagttattgcctccatggatgtagagtccctatttactaacgttcccgtgaatgaaacaataaaattcataatggacagagtttatagggatacaacgacacccaccctcaacatccccgaggcctctctccgtgcactattagaaatatgcaccaagaaagcccctttcactacccataagggccatatatttattcagaaagatggagtcgctatggggtcccctttaggcgtcctctttgctaatttttatatgggagtagtcgaggagagagtttttcgaaaaatcagtaaaccagacctctatgtacgctacattgacgatactttcataaaaacggtcaatcaggagagcatagaagaacttcgccgaattttcgaggaatgcagctcgctcaggttcaccctagagcacagcctccaaggacgtctccccttccttgatgtccttgtagaaacaagcaatgatagttttagtacctcggtgtacgtaaaaccaacgaatctcggcctatgtctgaatggtgacagcgagtgccctagtcggtataaaactgccaccattaaggcttttattcggagagccatttctcactgttcttcgtggagaggcacccacgaggaacttgacagagttactaaaattctggtgaataatggcttcacgaataaggacattaatcggcaaattaaaaaagaaatcgagaaatggtaccagaatgaaggccctaatgataccaacacgccagcaaaaataaatctttactataaaggcattatgagcgtaaactacaacgaagaagaaaagattatgaaaaatataataaaaaacaacgtttttgccacggcagaggatactgaaatcaacctcataatttattaccaatcagcaaaaacacgagacttgataatgaaaaacaaccctgcccccgccatgcaagatgacttgaaaaagacgaacgtagtgtaccgatataaatgccccgtccaggaatgtcctggcacctacatcgggatgacgacgatgcgtctttctaagagattatcttgccacgtgcaacagggtgcaataaaaatgcattgcctccaaaaacataattccatgacaacaagggagcatatagtgaaaaatgtaacaatcatcggccatgcccctgacagtagacgtctccggataatggaagctatttttattcaacaacaaagacctaacctcaacaccacgcaagaagggaccttattgccaacatgtataaggtccactatcaacaatagtccaggcaataacaactatgacaggactgatatagctgaaggtcaaaacagggattatctcctgacagaaccagagccagtaatcccaccaaacatcccggcgaggcagaggccaccacccaataggattaacggtctccgccctagggcggttcttaaccagtgaagatggaatctcgtagcaggactccgtatataagccatcaaaacaacacctgcatttcagttcactcttgacaatgagcagaaaaccttctcactgctcgaaaccggttgagtcgaaggatgtgttaaacttaactccacgtaatttatagattttgtataaaagtgacaattactttgtgtgcactaacattgtgatagtgttttatactttgtacatattatctgtacttttacaatgtgttgtgatatattaaagacaaattgtgaatgatatggtcttcatcaccttcctattgatatgtccctttcccagttactgacggattgttcaaatgaagagaagaagataataagaacaatagaaaaagttaattacaagattaacgccactaaggcagcaatcacttttaataaaacctgcttaaaagagggtctactcccaaaatatattattattattattattattattattattattattattattattattattattattattattattttagcagaGATAACAGAAATCTAAGTTACGATATTTgttgaagatgaaataaaaaggagaataaatgatgagagagagagagagagagagagagagagagagagagagagagagagagagagagagagagagagagagcgcaatattGTTGTACGGAAACATGTAATAATTGGAAGGAAGGATTATTCAAACATATATGCAGGTGATCAATGATAGTGTTCATTAGTGAGTTGCACAAAAATATGGTGCTAAATTGACGCCTTCAATTTCTTCGAAGCTGATGTTTCTAACAAGATTAATAAGGATATGGTGTTAATTAAACGTTTGATAGAGTAAAGCTTTTTAAGAGTATGAAAACAGAGTGAAATACACACGCTCGATATCAACAGTAACTAACAAATGTGAtataagggaatatgtaattaataTAACGTTGTGTAATTAAGTCAATAAGTATAAAATGGTGAATAAATTTTACCGATCCTGATCAACTTCAGATTGATATAGATCCCTCTATAGCAGACACGAATCAGAGGACAACGATACAGAAACACTGTTTTTTAGTGGTGTTTCTCTTCAGGCTTCACTATCTATAATACATATTGATATGAATAGATATTTCTGGTTTGTGCCTTTTATTCAATAAAACCACATTCTAACGATAGAAACACGACTAACTTCAAAGAGTTTGTATCCAAATGATCATCAGGAAATTGTTTTTGTTAATGGGTTCATCTTCCCCTTGTTATTACAACGTTTATTTTAACTATCCGCGCGATGGAGTTGAGTGGTCCTTGTTTACATCTCCCGCGTTGTAGTGTTCCGAAAACAAAAGAGAAGGTGAAGATTTTCCTGAATCCGTTGAATAGATCACAAGGGAACACAACCCTTTTGAAAGATAATTTCTAAAGAAATGCGTTTGAAGACAGGTCCCCGAAACAAGAGCTCACCAGACTGAGAAGGTTTCTAGAGACGGAAGCTGGATAGTTTTCgaaactatttattttattttggaagTAAATGGGATCCTCAATGTAACCACAAATTCCCTCAGTTTATGTGTTTTTCATTTGGATTTAATGCTTCCTATAGAAATTCAATGGAGGGGAAGTTAGAGTCATTGActtattaaagatttataattattGGTATATGAGAAAAGTTCTTGATATGTATTCTAtcctgcatttatatgtatataaacctataATGATGTAGAGGTTAAGATTCGTCTAATTTCAGAATACAGCTTTATGTGTAATTTTTACGTAAAATGAAATCTGATCTTCCTTCGTAACGTTCtaggtttaaaataattaaattttttagttCGTACTCAACATAAAAATATAGAACTTTTATGTGTCaaatatttctcttcaaaactCGAAAGTTTTTGCAGAAGTGTGAATGTAAAGCTTGTGAATAGggatgtggtggcctactggaaacgttccttcctggtgatctactggacttggggttcgagtcccgctcaagcttgatagttcccTGTAAAGTCtgtaatctcatcatccttgtgagctaaggatggaacattttgaggagcatataggtctaggATTATAAGGAGCCTAAAGGTCTGCGTGCCGAGTCACCAGCAGCATCCATTGTCCTGcagtcaaccccccccccttttttttttttttttttggtcctagcttggatggagaggaggctgggcgatgacaatatgtatatataatccgtCTATAGGAGAGTATTATCCTGGTTGTtaaggccatgtcactgtcccttgcctctgtcattcatgagtgacctttaagctttTGGTGCTAGGCATTGATTTTCGAACAAAGAGAAAATACTTTTTTAGTTTTATCCaaagtaaaattgaaaattatgGATCATTTCCTTAAACAAAGCGAATTTTGCAAATGTAGTTTAATCTGGCCGGAATGGAAGATTATATAGTTTGTAAGTAGATAATATTCTGTCCATTCAATGAATTTTAAGGAATTTTCAACATGTGTTATTCCCCATCATAGGCTATTTGTAAAGAAGTCTAAATTTTCCAAGACTCCTTTTACTTTTGGGTATAAGTCAAATCCGTGTGGTATGATCATTTCCTTTTATGATTAATATGAGGTTTTTCTGTCTCCTATTCCAATAGTTCAGGTTTGCTAAATCCTATTCCGTTTGGAATGAATACTTTTGcttctttttaattttctataaCGTTTCTTATTTCCTATTAGCTTCATTTGGAACTACAAAGAAAAAGCAAATTTGAAAATGACTTAGAATAAGATAACATCATGAACTCCATTTGTCATGAAAAATTTTCTACTTTTGCTAAGCAATTAAGTCACCTGAAAACACCTTTATTGATCCATAATGTCAAGAATTACAACACAAAATAAATGTAAAGTCAAAAGATGAAAACAATTGTATATTTCGATCGAAAAACTTGAGTATTGATGGCCAACCATCTGAATTGATTTCATCTCATACAGAATTAGACACAATTATTTCTCGACTTTTATTCAATGTGATTCCGTTCAAGGAGACTACAGAAATTCACTTAACGTCATCAGCAAGCAGGTATGAATATGACTTGGATTTCCCGTGTGTTAAAGAAATATTGCTTGCGCGGACACCTTCAGTCCCAAATCTCATGAAAAATTGACTTTTAATCGCATTGAGCCTTTTCATCCCTTTGTGGGAGATAAATGAGCGTGAAATTTCAATCGACAACGTCCTAATCTAACAGGAAAAGCCTCTCAAATACGTCATGAGAATTAacgtttgttattgttgattattatttcttcACATGTAAATGGAATAGGATTTCATATTTTTGCTACGTtattattcaaaatgtaaataCACAACCTTGAAGAGTTTAATtaatcaattatctctctctctctctctctctctctctctctctctctctctctctctctctctctctctctctctctctctctagattgaaAGCTATAATTGTGTAACTATACGCAGGACAACAAAAGATGATTATCATTTGGAAATGTTTGTAAATTTTCTGTTTATGCTGACATAAAAAATAAGGGTGATGAAATCTCACATAAAttagatatttcctttttattttaaagatttttcaaaACGCTTTACATGAATGGCCAGAGAGTCATTAATGTTCTCGTTTTCTCATATATTTtgctcaaagaaaaagaaatagtagTCGAGGTAGAGAGTAATATTGTTTGTTCAtgattattgtttttcttattactaGAAATACTTCCCCATGGACAGTGAACTCTATTTGATGTTCCTTCCATCTATTTCATAGGGTTAATCACTGatttttgaaaagagagagagagagagagagagagagagagagagagagagagagagagagagagagagagagagagagagagagagagagagagagagagaactatctatTTTCAGAAATT
This genomic stretch from Palaemon carinicauda isolate YSFRI2023 chromosome 12, ASM3689809v2, whole genome shotgun sequence harbors:
- the LOC137650919 gene encoding uncharacterized protein, with protein sequence MKNSKAAGLDNIPVEVWESLGEEGIDILWDLMQKIFNQEKMPEKGRGSLIIPIYKGKGDIQECGNYKGIKLISHTMKIWEKIIEKRLRDETTIGEEQFGFMPGRGTVDAIFVLRQTIGKHREKQKGLHMVFIDMEKAYDRVPHQELRRYMRKKGDPEKYDSCETGNDVWSGDLGNKEDRREEVGCGKDDNVEMNVWMTRTERIRNEVIRGTTGVRELSDKIQVSRLRWYGQVMSRDEQYIGRRVMEMEVQGTRRRGIPKRRWMDCIKDDFPSKGFTGDECEVISDQSFPVVEARENPRPKESRYNEVMFTRKCLIILELSRVKAKMRVKETISMQRSGCRGATVVNAGLRVSGLNSNLICLSDVSY